The Monomorium pharaonis isolate MP-MQ-018 chromosome 5, ASM1337386v2, whole genome shotgun sequence genome includes a window with the following:
- the LOC105833686 gene encoding uncharacterized protein LOC105833686 isoform X1, producing MNFTEATIAGGCLKLEASRKIETRGSRSRKRRSTPKTSLATRRRYTRRQITELLFESCIDCGKMASIPQGAFAVSKVRSNEKHAVSMSIMERKDKAEEKRENVFNPRCSLNGLELTPLKYNSKLMNSIWGLYNRYSVHNFKKNTDAEKGARGGVAAAIWGAILEYQPPSANAAATTTAEAPPIMRTGNRL from the exons ATGAATTTTACCGAGGCTACCATCGCTGGCGGCTGCCTGAAGCTTGAGGCTTCACGAAAAATTGAAACTCGAGGAAGTCGGAGCAGGAAGAGAAGAAGCACGCCGAAGACGAGTCTGGCGACGCGAAGACGATACACGAGAAGACAGATAACAGAACTGCTTTTCGAGAGTTGCATCG ATTGTGGAAAAATGGCTTCTATTCCGCAAGGTGCTTTCGCAGTGTCAAAAGTTCGCTCTAATGAGAAGCATGCTGTTTCTATGTCCATAATGGAAAGAAAAGACAAGGctgaagaaaagagagaaaatgtatttaatccgAGATGTTCTTTAAatg GTTTGGAGTTGACGCCGCTCAAATACAATAGCAAGTTAATGAACAGCATTTGGGGCCTGTACAATCGTTACTCAGTTCATAACTTTAAGAAGAACACTGATGCTGAGAAGGGGGCCCGCGGCGGGGTGGCCGCGGCGATCTGGGGTGCTATTTTGGAGTACCAGCCCCCGAGCGCCAatgccgccgccaccaccaccgcgGAAGCCCCCCCGATCATGAGGACCGGAAATCGTCTTTAA
- the LOC105833686 gene encoding uncharacterized protein LOC105833686 isoform X2, whose translation MKRDAYSRFRGRRKEQPKCIKYNQNKYCGKMASIPQGAFAVSKVRSNEKHAVSMSIMERKDKAEEKRENVFNPRCSLNGLELTPLKYNSKLMNSIWGLYNRYSVHNFKKNTDAEKGARGGVAAAIWGAILEYQPPSANAAATTTAEAPPIMRTGNRL comes from the exons ATGAAACGAGATGCATATTCGCGCTTTAGAGGACGAAGAAAAGAACAACCAAAATGCATAAAGTACAACCAAAATAAAT ATTGTGGAAAAATGGCTTCTATTCCGCAAGGTGCTTTCGCAGTGTCAAAAGTTCGCTCTAATGAGAAGCATGCTGTTTCTATGTCCATAATGGAAAGAAAAGACAAGGctgaagaaaagagagaaaatgtatttaatccgAGATGTTCTTTAAatg GTTTGGAGTTGACGCCGCTCAAATACAATAGCAAGTTAATGAACAGCATTTGGGGCCTGTACAATCGTTACTCAGTTCATAACTTTAAGAAGAACACTGATGCTGAGAAGGGGGCCCGCGGCGGGGTGGCCGCGGCGATCTGGGGTGCTATTTTGGAGTACCAGCCCCCGAGCGCCAatgccgccgccaccaccaccgcgGAAGCCCCCCCGATCATGAGGACCGGAAATCGTCTTTAA